Proteins co-encoded in one Armatimonadota bacterium genomic window:
- a CDS encoding ABC transporter substrate-binding protein: MRRAHGPLAAVALAVVVVAALTGGAPAGAQAPRDRFVFALSGGPDTLDPQATAATLAFQVNKSLYDTLVEPDDEGKLVPALAESWTVSPDGLVWTFRLRAGVKFHHGKTLDAGDVKATFERILDPATRSPKRGDFGSIRTIEVVDPLTVRITLAERFAPFLAALAHGWGAILPADLIARRHDFGTRPVGTGPFTVAEWQRDAFIRLQRFDGYWIKGQPRLREVLIRFVPESAVKVAGLLAGEFDAIDAIQFLDLPRVRANPNVRVLRQVTSLINVLAPNHSRPALRDVRVRRALWHAVDRQQVLKTAYGGESLVSNVFMDVTSPYYVDIPDPYPYNPDQARRLLAEAGYGSGLTLDLALPQPYQAHIEAGQLVQAMLGRVGVVARTRVVEWGFWLSRIYAGGEYDLTIIGHTGKLDPDGRLAGFGDPSRVPPNYVRYDNPRVADLILAGRLTTNPDHRKRIYAEALKKMTEDVMLIPLGTPVLYMGTQRSVRDFRQLYAIDTFDFRKTTK; this comes from the coding sequence GTGCGACGTGCGCACGGTCCCCTGGCAGCGGTCGCGCTGGCCGTGGTGGTGGTCGCGGCCCTGACCGGAGGCGCACCGGCGGGCGCACAGGCCCCGCGGGACCGGTTCGTCTTCGCCCTCTCGGGTGGGCCCGACACCCTGGACCCCCAGGCGACCGCGGCCACCCTCGCGTTCCAGGTCAACAAGAGCCTCTACGACACGCTGGTCGAGCCCGACGACGAGGGGAAGCTCGTCCCGGCGCTGGCCGAGTCGTGGACGGTCTCGCCCGATGGCCTGGTGTGGACGTTCCGGCTGCGCGCGGGCGTGAAGTTCCACCACGGGAAGACGCTGGATGCGGGCGACGTGAAGGCGACGTTCGAGCGCATCCTCGATCCGGCCACGCGGTCGCCCAAGCGCGGCGACTTCGGCAGCATCCGCACCATCGAGGTGGTCGATCCCCTCACGGTGCGCATCACCCTGGCCGAGCGCTTCGCGCCGTTCCTCGCCGCGCTGGCCCACGGGTGGGGCGCCATCCTGCCGGCCGACCTCATCGCCCGCCGCCACGACTTCGGCACGCGGCCGGTGGGGACCGGGCCGTTCACCGTGGCCGAGTGGCAGCGCGACGCCTTCATCCGGCTGCAGCGCTTCGACGGCTACTGGATCAAGGGCCAGCCGCGGCTGCGCGAGGTGCTGATCCGCTTCGTGCCCGAATCGGCGGTGAAGGTGGCGGGGCTGCTCGCAGGCGAGTTCGACGCCATCGACGCCATCCAGTTCCTCGACCTGCCGCGCGTGCGCGCCAACCCCAACGTGCGGGTCCTGCGCCAGGTCACCAGCCTGATCAACGTGCTGGCGCCCAACCACAGCCGTCCTGCACTGCGCGACGTGCGCGTGCGCCGGGCCCTGTGGCATGCCGTCGACCGCCAGCAGGTCCTCAAGACCGCCTACGGCGGGGAGTCGCTCGTCTCCAACGTCTTCATGGACGTCACCAGCCCCTACTACGTGGACATCCCCGACCCCTACCCCTACAACCCCGACCAGGCGCGCCGGCTGCTGGCCGAGGCCGGGTACGGGAGCGGGCTGACGCTGGACCTGGCCCTCCCGCAGCCCTACCAGGCGCACATCGAGGCGGGTCAGCTGGTGCAGGCGATGCTGGGGCGCGTGGGCGTGGTGGCCCGCACGCGCGTCGTGGAGTGGGGCTTCTGGCTGTCGCGCATCTACGCCGGCGGCGAGTACGACCTGACCATCATCGGCCACACGGGCAAGCTCGACCCCGACGGCCGGCTGGCGGGGTTCGGCGACCCCAGCAGGGTACCGCCCAACTACGTGCGCTACGACAACCCCCGCGTGGCCGACCTGATCCTCGCCGGCCGCCTGACCACCAACCCCGACCACCGCAAGCGGATCTACGCCGAGGCGCTCAAGAAGATGACCGAGGACGTGATGCTGATCCCGTTGGGCACGCCGGTGCTCTACATGGGCACCCAGCGGTCGGTGCGCGACTTCCGCCAGCTCTACGCCATCGACACGTTCGACTTCCGGAAGACGACGAAGTGA
- a CDS encoding sugar phosphate isomerase/epimerase family protein encodes MDLAISSFAAVRRPLQEAAADLLAADVGIEILCEPPHAWPPPVPWPHGRVVSLHAPILGINIASTNPGIREESVAQVIATIHEAARLGARGVVVHPGLPPYQEVFPRETGLPHAVASLRRCADAAAAAGIHLYLENMPAVALADGAPRIGFAYGVRYEELRELFERVAHPALRLCLDVAHAYLAGPDVLRALLADRDVVHVHVNDNRGRRDDHLAWGDGEISQAVDLGRDLPPWVQTVVMETATVDAAHRSLARAGLGVAQGRDATEGRARR; translated from the coding sequence GTGGATCTGGCGATCTCCAGTTTTGCGGCGGTCCGTCGGCCGCTCCAGGAGGCGGCCGCAGACCTGCTGGCCGCGGACGTTGGCATCGAGATCCTCTGTGAGCCGCCCCACGCGTGGCCGCCGCCCGTGCCCTGGCCCCATGGCCGCGTGGTCTCGCTGCACGCTCCCATCCTCGGCATCAACATCGCCAGCACCAACCCGGGCATTCGTGAGGAGTCGGTGGCGCAGGTGATCGCGACGATCCACGAGGCGGCGCGGCTGGGCGCGCGGGGCGTGGTCGTGCACCCGGGCCTCCCGCCCTACCAGGAGGTCTTCCCACGCGAGACCGGACTGCCGCACGCGGTGGCCTCGCTGCGCCGGTGCGCCGACGCGGCGGCGGCCGCCGGCATCCACCTCTATCTCGAGAACATGCCGGCGGTGGCGCTGGCCGATGGTGCGCCCCGCATCGGGTTCGCGTACGGGGTGCGCTACGAGGAGCTGCGCGAGCTGTTCGAGCGGGTGGCCCATCCGGCGCTGCGCCTGTGCCTCGACGTGGCCCACGCCTACCTGGCCGGCCCCGACGTGCTGCGGGCTCTGCTCGCCGACCGGGACGTGGTGCACGTGCACGTCAACGACAACCGCGGACGGCGTGACGACCACCTCGCCTGGGGCGACGGCGAGATCAGCCAGGCCGTCGACCTGGGGCGCGACCTGCCCCCGTGGGTGCAGACCGTCGTCATGGAGACCGCGACGGTCGACGCCGCCCATCGGTCGCTCGCCCGGGCGGGGCTGGGCGTCGCGCAGGGACGCGACGCCACCGAAGGGAGGGCACGCAGGTGA
- a CDS encoding ABC transporter permease, producing the protein MTTPPSALRLPLARGRPAPPRRRRLNPPLVAGGALVTTLVVLALGAPWLAPYDPTAVDPAGRLAPPGGGHLLGTDRLGRDVASRLLHGGRVAMAVGATAVLIGAGTGVPLGLVAGFRGGALDSVVMRVMDGLLAFPALLLAVMMIAALGPGHVQAMVAIGIVLVPIFARLSRAQTLAVRHQEFVLAARALGAPEGRIVARHVLPNIAGPLLIQGTVAFSGAVLAEASLSYLGLGTQPPTPSWGGMLQEARDVLFIAWWMAIWPGVTIAAAVLGFNLLGDGLRDLLDPRLRGGAGP; encoded by the coding sequence ATGACCACGCCGCCGTCCGCGCTCCGCCTTCCGCTCGCACGCGGCCGGCCCGCGCCCCCGCGCCGGCGCCGGCTGAACCCGCCGCTGGTGGCCGGCGGGGCGCTGGTGACGACGCTGGTGGTGCTGGCGCTGGGAGCGCCCTGGCTGGCGCCCTACGATCCCACGGCCGTGGATCCGGCGGGGCGGCTCGCACCGCCTGGCGGCGGCCACCTGCTGGGCACCGACCGCCTGGGCCGCGACGTCGCCAGCCGGCTGCTGCACGGCGGCCGCGTGGCGATGGCCGTGGGCGCCACCGCGGTGCTGATCGGCGCGGGGACGGGCGTACCGCTGGGGCTCGTGGCGGGCTTCCGCGGCGGAGCGCTCGACAGCGTGGTCATGCGCGTCATGGACGGGCTGCTGGCGTTCCCGGCCCTGCTGCTGGCCGTGATGATGATCGCGGCGCTGGGCCCGGGCCACGTGCAGGCGATGGTCGCCATCGGGATCGTGCTGGTGCCGATCTTCGCGCGTTTGAGCCGCGCGCAGACGCTGGCCGTCCGCCACCAGGAGTTCGTGCTGGCAGCGCGCGCGCTTGGCGCGCCGGAGGGGCGCATCGTCGCCCGCCACGTGCTGCCCAACATCGCCGGGCCGCTGCTGATCCAGGGCACGGTGGCGTTCTCGGGCGCGGTGCTGGCCGAGGCGTCGCTCAGCTACCTGGGCCTGGGCACGCAGCCGCCCACCCCGTCGTGGGGCGGCATGCTGCAGGAGGCGCGCGACGTGCTCTTCATCGCGTGGTGGATGGCGATCTGGCCCGGGGTGACCATCGCGGCAGCCGTCCTGGGCTTCAACCTGCTGGGCGACGGCCTGCGCGACCTGCTGGATCCCCGGCTGCGGGGCGGGGCCGGGCCGTGA
- a CDS encoding ABC transporter permease — MPFVLRRLLAVVPTVLVVATATFLALQVVPGDVATIMLGVDARPDELSRLRRELGLDRPLVVRYVEWLGRLARVDLGTSVAYREPVTRLLAQRLPVTVSVAMAAMAVALGVALPVGIAAARRAWSALDLAALAGSQVGLAIPTFWLGILLLLGFAAAWPVFPLQGYAALARDPAQWLRHLALPALALGLERAAALTRLVRAAVLDELRRDYVRTARSKGLGEVTVLRRHVLRNALIPVLTVAGLQLGFLLGGTIVIEQVFGLPGLGRLLLQGIYARDLLIVQGAVLTIATMFTLLNLAVDLLYAAADPRITYD; from the coding sequence ATGCCGTTCGTCCTCCGGCGGCTGCTGGCGGTGGTGCCCACGGTCCTCGTGGTCGCCACCGCCACGTTCCTGGCGCTCCAGGTGGTCCCGGGCGACGTGGCCACCATCATGTTGGGCGTCGATGCCCGCCCCGACGAGCTCAGTCGGCTGCGGCGCGAGCTGGGGCTCGACCGGCCGCTGGTGGTGCGCTACGTCGAGTGGCTGGGCCGGCTGGCCCGCGTCGACCTGGGCACCTCGGTCGCGTACCGCGAGCCCGTGACACGGTTGCTCGCCCAGCGGCTGCCCGTCACGGTGTCGGTCGCGATGGCGGCGATGGCCGTGGCCCTGGGCGTTGCGCTCCCGGTGGGCATCGCGGCGGCCCGACGCGCATGGTCGGCGCTCGACCTGGCGGCACTGGCGGGGTCGCAGGTGGGGCTGGCGATCCCGACGTTCTGGTTGGGGATCCTCCTGCTGTTGGGCTTCGCCGCGGCGTGGCCCGTCTTCCCGCTGCAGGGCTACGCGGCGCTGGCGCGCGATCCGGCGCAGTGGCTGCGGCACCTGGCGCTGCCGGCGCTGGCCCTGGGCCTGGAGCGCGCGGCGGCGCTCACGCGCCTGGTGCGGGCGGCGGTGCTCGACGAACTGCGGCGCGACTACGTGCGCACCGCCCGCAGCAAGGGCCTGGGCGAGGTCACCGTGCTCCGGCGGCACGTGCTGCGCAACGCGCTGATCCCGGTGCTCACCGTGGCGGGCCTGCAGCTGGGCTTCCTGCTGGGCGGCACGATCGTCATCGAACAGGTCTTCGGCCTGCCGGGCCTGGGCCGGCTGCTGCTGCAGGGCATCTACGCGCGGGACCTGCTGATCGTGCAGGGCGCCGTGCTCACCATCGCCACGATGTTCACGCTGCTCAACCTGGCCGTCGACCTCCTCTACGCGGCGGCCGACCCGCGCATCACCTACGACTGA